The nucleotide sequence TGGTGGCAAAAATGCTCTCAAACTTCGGCACCACGAACACGACGAGTGCGCCCACCACGCTGACCGCCACGGTCATGATGATGAGCGGGTAAGTCATCGCTGACTTCACCTTGCCGCGAATCTTGTGCGCTTTTTCCAGAAACTCTGCCAACCGCTGCAAAACCACATCGAGCGCGCCACTCGCCTCCCCTGCCTTGACCATGTTCAGGTAAAGCCGATCAAACATCCGAGGATGCTGCGCGAGCCCGTCGGACAAGCTTCCCCCCGATCGAATCGTTTCCGCGATCGACGTGATCGTCGTCTTGAACTCACCCGGCTTTTGCTGGCGGGACAAAACTTCCAGACCGCGCAAAATCGGCATCCCCGCTTTGACCAAGGTCGCGAGTTGGCGAGTAAACAACATGCGAGTCTTGGCCATATTGGGACCAAAACCGGGTAAACTGATCTGGCGGCGATCCGCTTTGGGCATGTATTTCGCTTTTGGCTGGGCCGTTTTTTTGACGGTGGATTCGTCGGTCCCGGCGGTCGATTTCAGACTGGTGGGATAAAGTCCGAGCGCCTTCAAGTCGGTCGTGACCTGCGCCTCACTGGGACCGTCGGCCGCACCTTTTTTCTCCCGGCCGGAATTCACGTCGATGGCGGTATAGGCAAAAGTAGGCATGATCGAATCAGGTGTATTGCAGCACTTCTTCGGCCGATGTGACGCCGTCCAGGATGGCCGCGATTCCCGCTTGGCGCAGCGGCACCATGCCGTCGGCGATGGCTCGATCCCGGAGATCAAAACTCGCGACGCCTCGGGCGACTTGCTCTCGCAAGGGTTCATTTACCGGCAACCACTCGAACAACCCATGACGTCCCCGATAACCCGTGCCATGGCAGCGCGAACATCCTCGGCCGCGAAAAAACGAACGCTTCGCCAACTCAGCCCGCGTCAGTCCGAGTTCTTCGAGCAATGCGTCGTCCGGGGGGTAGCTTTCCCGGCAGTCCGCACAAACACAGCGCACAAGCCGCTGGGCCAATACCGCTTCCAGCGAAGCACTGATCAGGTAGGGTTCGACGCCCATGTCGATCAACCTCGTGATGGCTCCGGGAGCATCGTTGGTATGCAGTGTTGCCAGCACCAGATGGCCGGTGAGCGATGCCTGGATCGCAATTTGAGCGGTCTCCAAATCTCGAATTTCACCGATCATGATGACGTCGGGGTCCTGCCGCAAAAACGTGCGCAGGGCGCGGGCGAAACTCAGCCCGATGCCGGGATTGATCGGCACCTGCATCACGCCCTCAATCTCATATTCGACCGGGTCTTCCGCCGTGAGGAGCTTGCGTTCGGTGTCATTGAGCTCCTTCAGCGCACTGTAGAGTGTGGTCGTTTTGCCGGACCCCGTGGGACCCGTGACAATGAAAATACCGTTCGGACGCCGCAGGGTGTCACGAATGCCGCGCTCGATCGTGGCCGGGAGTCGCAGCTGCTCCAAGTCCAGTCGCACCGCGCTTTGGTCGAGCACTCGCAATACGACCGATTCACCGAATTGAGTCGGCAACGTCGACACCCGTAAATCCACCGGACGCCCTCCCAGCGTGATCTTGATGCGGCCGTCCTGTGGCACGCGGCGTTCCGCGATGTTGAGATTGGCGAGCACCTTGATGCGCGAGGCAATAGGCAGGGCCAGATGCCTGGGCGGCGGGGCCATTTCATACAGTGCCCCGTCGACACGATAACGAATCTTGTAGTCACTCTCGAACGGCTCGAAATGCACATCGGAAGCGTTGTCCTTGATCGCTTGCGCGAGCACCAGGTTCACGAAACGCACGATTGGCGCCTGCCCGGCGATCGCTTCCAATTCGTGGGTCGAGAGAGCGGCATCCTCCCCTTCGGTTTCGATCTCGTCGATGTCGGCAATGAGCTCCTCCAACGTCGCATCGTCCTCTCCGTAGTGCTGCTTGATCAGCGCCTCGATTCGCTCCGGGGCCGCCACCACCATTCGCACATCGCGACCGAGGGCAAAGGTGAGATCTTCGACAACGCGGGCGTTGAACGGATCGACCGCCAACACATCGATGCCTGCCGCATCATACCGGAGCGGTGCGACGCCATACATGCGCGCCAGGTTTCCCGGCAGCAGTGCGACGGCGTCACCCGGCAAATTACTCGGCAAATCCGCCGCAAGTTCGCAGCCCAGATGCCTCGCCAATGCGGCCAGCATGGCGGCCGGTTCAATCCACCCGTGATCGAGCGCCACCTCCGCGGCCGTTCGACCGGTCGCGGCGTGCTCCTCCTCGGTCGCGGCCAATTGCTCCGGGTCGAGCAGCTCCCGCTCCCGGAGAAAATCGAGCACCGCGTGATGTTGAGCCTCGAACATGGCGGCAGGCAGTGCGGGGCGATTTCAATCGGCCGGGGTTGCGGTGATCAGACCGCCGTAAGTTGGGCGCCCATATCGGTCAGCTTCTTGCGCATTTCCTCCGGGTCCTGCGCCTTCTCCACCGCCGTGTCCGGCGTGATCAATTCGCGGTTCACCAGGCTCATCAGATGCGTATCCATCGTGATCATACCAAGGGCAGCGCCGGTTTGAATATCGGACGGGATGCGGAAGGTCTTGTTGTCGCGAATGAGCGAGGAGATGGAGGTCGTCGTGACCATGATCTCGTAACCCGCGATGCGACCGCCGCCGACTTTCTTGCAGAGCACCTGGGAAATGACCGCCACGATGGAGGAGCCAAGCTGAGTCCGGATCATGTCCTTCATGTTCGCCGGAAACGCGTCGACGATGCGGTCAATGGTCTTGGCGGCACTGTTGGTGTGCAGGGTGCCAAACACCAGGTGACCGGTTTCGGCCGCACTGATCGCCGCTTCGATCGTTTCCAGATCGCGCATTTCACCCACGAGAATCACATCCGGATCCTGCCGCAGCGCCCGCCTAATGGCCTCGGCAAATGACGGCACGTCCTGACCAATCTCGCGCTGGGTGACGATACAGCGTTTGTGGTCGTGGTAATACTCGATGGGATCCTCGATCGTGATGATGTGCCCTTCGCGGTTCTC is from Synoicihabitans lomoniglobus and encodes:
- a CDS encoding type II secretion system F family protein, whose product is MPTFAYTAIDVNSGREKKGAADGPSEAQVTTDLKALGLYPTSLKSTAGTDESTVKKTAQPKAKYMPKADRRQISLPGFGPNMAKTRMLFTRQLATLVKAGMPILRGLEVLSRQQKPGEFKTTITSIAETIRSGGSLSDGLAQHPRMFDRLYLNMVKAGEASGALDVVLQRLAEFLEKAHKIRGKVKSAMTYPLIIMTVAVSVVGALVVFVVPKFESIFATMLKGQPLPPLTQSVLSVSRFVQGNIGATVAIGFAIVIGLRFALRTSLGSRWWDRAQLILPVLGDLVLKGAVARFTRTLGTLLASGVQILQALQITRDTAGNVHVAEAVDRIHARVKSGESVARPLEESAVFPAMVASMVEVGEETGKLPDMLERIADTYDEEVDNAVAALTSILEPIMIVIMALMVGTVVIALFLPLVRIVQTLS
- a CDS encoding GspE/PulE family protein, with amino-acid sequence MFEAQHHAVLDFLRERELLDPEQLAATEEEHAATGRTAAEVALDHGWIEPAAMLAALARHLGCELAADLPSNLPGDAVALLPGNLARMYGVAPLRYDAAGIDVLAVDPFNARVVEDLTFALGRDVRMVVAAPERIEALIKQHYGEDDATLEELIADIDEIETEGEDAALSTHELEAIAGQAPIVRFVNLVLAQAIKDNASDVHFEPFESDYKIRYRVDGALYEMAPPPRHLALPIASRIKVLANLNIAERRVPQDGRIKITLGGRPVDLRVSTLPTQFGESVVLRVLDQSAVRLDLEQLRLPATIERGIRDTLRRPNGIFIVTGPTGSGKTTTLYSALKELNDTERKLLTAEDPVEYEIEGVMQVPINPGIGLSFARALRTFLRQDPDVIMIGEIRDLETAQIAIQASLTGHLVLATLHTNDAPGAITRLIDMGVEPYLISASLEAVLAQRLVRCVCADCRESYPPDDALLEELGLTRAELAKRSFFRGRGCSRCHGTGYRGRHGLFEWLPVNEPLREQVARGVASFDLRDRAIADGMVPLRQAGIAAILDGVTSAEEVLQYT
- a CDS encoding type IV pilus twitching motility protein PilT, with protein sequence MSYEMNDLLELVVEQNASDLHCQVGQPPTLRMSGSMVPIEGPNLTPADTEQLMLSITPDAHQQTAKLEGGADFGFAYLDKARFRVSVLKAKGNYGLVLRQIPNAMFGLRDIGLPDKIRELLYRPRGLFLVTGPTGSGKSTTLASMINYINENREGHIITIEDPIEYYHDHKRCIVTQREIGQDVPSFAEAIRRALRQDPDVILVGEMRDLETIEAAISAAETGHLVFGTLHTNSAAKTIDRIVDAFPANMKDMIRTQLGSSIVAVISQVLCKKVGGGRIAGYEIMVTTTSISSLIRDNKTFRIPSDIQTGAALGMITMDTHLMSLVNRELITPDTAVEKAQDPEEMRKKLTDMGAQLTAV